One part of the Lachnospiraceae bacterium JLR.KK002 genome encodes these proteins:
- a CDS encoding Rrf2 family transcriptional regulator: MKYSTKLSDAVHIMAFIAIHQEYDLSSTVIADSIQTNPAFVRQIMMKLKKAGLMSSVNGHAKPSLAKPTEEITLLDIYKAVEGSKPLLHLDTHTNPECGVGVNIQLALQDYYNEIQKGTEKHMSSISLQDIIELYHTKTGQTDN; this comes from the coding sequence ATGAAATATTCTACAAAATTAAGTGACGCAGTGCATATCATGGCTTTTATTGCAATCCATCAGGAGTATGACCTAAGCAGCACTGTAATTGCTGACAGTATTCAGACAAACCCGGCTTTTGTCCGACAGATCATGATGAAATTGAAAAAGGCAGGATTGATGTCCAGCGTAAACGGTCATGCAAAGCCTTCCCTGGCAAAACCCACAGAGGAAATCACACTTTTGGATATTTATAAAGCTGTTGAGGGAAGTAAGCCGCTTCTTCATCTGGACACCCACACCAATCCGGAATGCGGAGTAGGGGTTAATATCCAACTGGCTCTGCAGGATTACTACAACGAAATACAAAAAGGAACCGAAAAACATATGTCCAGCATTTCTTTACAGGATATAATCGAACTGTATCACACAAAAACAGGTCAGACAGATAACTGA
- a CDS encoding NAD-dependent protein deacetylase, with translation MNRKYDKKAEILLEQMEWAEAVCVGAAAGMSVATGYDMAYHSDKYFKKYFGEFEKKYGFQGSFNGYYYPYPTSEERWAFLATSIHANLELPDGPAYENLFELLKGKNYFVVTTNQDTLFSRRFPEERVSTIQGDFRWLQCVRPCHDELFESKSMIEEMYANIKDCRIPTELIPHCPKCGRELEPWVRGYTFLEGRKYKEEYEKWNHFLMENKHKKILFLELGVGRMTPMFIQQPFWNMTYSLPQAYYITINPKDALLPKELEGKGTAIKEDIAVVLERTVEKIKKYGAKNEE, from the coding sequence ATGAATCGAAAATATGATAAAAAAGCGGAGATTCTGCTTGAACAGATGGAGTGGGCAGAAGCTGTCTGTGTAGGAGCGGCTGCGGGAATGTCTGTTGCTACTGGTTATGATATGGCATATCACAGCGATAAATATTTCAAGAAATATTTTGGAGAATTTGAAAAAAAGTACGGGTTTCAGGGGAGCTTTAACGGATATTATTACCCATACCCGACCAGTGAAGAACGCTGGGCATTTCTGGCGACCTCCATCCATGCAAATCTGGAGCTTCCGGACGGCCCTGCCTATGAAAATCTGTTTGAACTTCTGAAAGGAAAGAATTATTTTGTGGTGACAACCAATCAGGACACCTTATTTAGCAGACGCTTTCCGGAAGAAAGAGTCAGTACCATTCAGGGAGATTTCAGATGGCTTCAGTGTGTGCGTCCCTGTCATGACGAGCTGTTTGAAAGTAAAAGTATGATTGAGGAGATGTATGCAAATATAAAGGACTGCCGGATTCCTACAGAATTGATTCCGCACTGTCCGAAATGTGGAAGGGAACTGGAGCCGTGGGTTCGAGGCTACACGTTTTTGGAAGGCAGAAAATATAAAGAGGAATATGAAAAGTGGAATCATTTTCTGATGGAAAATAAACATAAAAAAATACTTTTTCTGGAACTTGGAGTGGGGCGCATGACGCCCATGTTCATTCAGCAGCCCTTTTGGAATATGACATACTCCCTGCCGCAAGCCTATTACATTACAATCAACCCAAAAGATGCACTGCTTCCAAAGGAGTTAGAAGGAAAAGGAACTGCGATAAAAGAGGATATTGCAGTGGTTCTGGAAAGAACAGTTGAAAAAATAAAAAAATATGGTGCAAAGAATGAAGAATAA
- a CDS encoding NAD-dependent protein deacetylase, SIR2 family, whose amino-acid sequence MKNKENLELLAEKIRQVDAVVIGGGSGLSSAAGYNHYHWMPYLEGQLQDFKEVYGFQSPFAGFYYCYSSPEQQWAYYARYIQSLWDAPTGQTYYDLAEIVSGKEVFVLTTNVDMQFERVFPQNSICSYQGNVGYFQCSQPCHDRIYPNENIIREMCENMLGMRIPSELLPRCRECGRIMVPWVRDDTFLEGQDWKDGVIRYESFLKQYLTKENAKSVLLLELGVGEMTPGIIKLPFWEMAYKNTGAFYVCMNQEDSSSPEHLKNKSLYINDDLLKTLRDLKQIMKGKAGTGK is encoded by the coding sequence ATGAAGAATAAAGAAAATCTGGAACTCCTGGCAGAAAAAATCCGTCAGGTAGATGCAGTTGTGATTGGGGGTGGTTCCGGGCTTTCCAGCGCAGCAGGCTATAATCACTACCATTGGATGCCTTATCTGGAAGGACAGTTGCAGGATTTTAAAGAAGTATATGGCTTTCAATCTCCCTTTGCAGGATTTTATTATTGCTATTCTTCACCGGAACAACAGTGGGCATATTACGCACGTTATATACAAAGTCTGTGGGATGCTCCAACGGGGCAGACCTATTATGACTTGGCGGAAATTGTAAGTGGAAAAGAAGTATTTGTATTAACAACCAATGTGGATATGCAGTTTGAACGGGTATTTCCCCAAAATTCTATTTGCAGTTATCAGGGGAATGTGGGCTATTTTCAATGTAGCCAGCCCTGCCATGACCGGATTTATCCGAATGAGAACATCATCCGGGAGATGTGTGAAAATATGCTGGGGATGCGGATACCTTCGGAACTGCTTCCAAGATGCCGGGAATGTGGACGGATCATGGTTCCGTGGGTAAGAGATGATACGTTTCTGGAGGGGCAGGACTGGAAAGATGGTGTAATACGCTACGAATCTTTTCTGAAACAATATCTGACAAAAGAAAATGCAAAAAGCGTTTTGCTGCTGGAATTAGGGGTAGGAGAAATGACGCCAGGTATTATTAAATTGCCCTTTTGGGAAATGGCATATAAAAATACAGGTGCTTTTTATGTCTGTATGAATCAGGAAGATTCTTCTTCCCCGGAGCATTTGAAAAACAAAAGCCTGTATATAAATGATGATTTATTGAAAACCTTACGGGATTTAAAACAGATTATGAAAGGAAAGGCAGGGACAGGAAAGTGA
- a CDS encoding NAD-dependent protein deacetylase, SIR2 family, translating into MNVYQKIKQIISEADGVLIGASNGLSIAEGYHLFADDAWFRERMGDFREKYGIYCILQGMAVSYSSEEERWAYFSRIIKEKCLQDEPTQIMKDMYELVKEKDYFVVMSNGEDHFIPAGFEEERVFEMEGKLTEMRCTKGCCDDVYSDREAVLRMAEAETDGRVPERLLPRCPKCSGSMEVNYGEYSSFQGKKNWQEKAARYQGFVNRMHGKNLVILEFGVGWRNQMIKMPFMQLTAAEPHAKYITFNKGEIYIPDGIQEKSIGVDQDIAAALREIVKAG; encoded by the coding sequence GTGAATGTATATCAGAAAATAAAGCAAATCATCAGTGAAGCTGACGGGGTGTTGATCGGAGCCAGCAACGGATTATCCATAGCAGAGGGGTATCATTTATTTGCGGATGATGCGTGGTTTCGTGAAAGAATGGGTGATTTCAGGGAAAAATATGGTATTTACTGTATTTTGCAGGGGATGGCTGTTTCCTATTCTTCCGAGGAAGAAAGATGGGCATATTTCAGCCGGATCATCAAAGAAAAGTGTTTGCAGGATGAACCGACGCAGATTATGAAGGATATGTATGAACTTGTAAAGGAAAAGGATTATTTTGTGGTCATGTCCAATGGGGAGGATCACTTTATCCCGGCAGGTTTCGAGGAAGAACGTGTATTTGAAATGGAAGGCAAGCTGACAGAAATGCGTTGCACAAAGGGCTGCTGTGATGATGTTTATTCGGACAGGGAGGCAGTTCTTCGCATGGCAGAGGCGGAAACAGATGGCAGAGTGCCGGAAAGACTTTTGCCCAGATGCCCAAAATGCAGTGGGAGTATGGAAGTAAATTATGGGGAGTACTCCTCTTTTCAGGGGAAAAAGAACTGGCAGGAAAAAGCTGCCCGCTATCAGGGATTTGTAAATCGTATGCATGGAAAAAACCTTGTCATTTTAGAGTTTGGTGTTGGCTGGCGCAATCAGATGATAAAAATGCCATTTATGCAGCTTACGGCAGCAGAACCTCATGCAAAGTATATTACTTTCAACAAAGGTGAGATTTACATTCCTGACGGGATACAGGAAAAGTCCATTGGTGTGGATCAGGATATTGCAGCGGCGTTGCGTGAAATCGTGAAAGCGGGGTAA
- a CDS encoding isochorismatase family protein — MQEKWMEGLPEWKRIKPVFDKWNDILENQVTFTLEDSEKHTGAHCRRVMLYALAIAQRQGLPEEDKDILGAAAAFHDSRRLDDWLDVGHGQRAADYYREYCVSHELEFKQKCYDIIYYHDRDDQTGIDVISGRSPLEQNRAVLYKIFKDADALDRFRLSANGLDIKFLRTEEAKGMVTFAKNLICQMQGIKPVESPDCYLIVVDMQNDFVSGALGTKEAESIVNAAAKKAREYPGYVFFSMDTHTEDYLFTQEGKLLPIKHCVAGTKGWQLVQELAKVQAERNGAVYYKPTFASQRLAEDLREIHKEQSIKEIELIGLCTDVCVISNALLLKAYMPEVPIYVDASCCAGITPDKHRAALQTLESCHIMKR; from the coding sequence ATGCAGGAAAAATGGATGGAGGGATTACCGGAATGGAAACGGATAAAACCTGTATTTGATAAGTGGAATGATATTCTGGAAAATCAGGTTACGTTTACATTGGAGGACAGTGAAAAGCACACAGGCGCACATTGCAGGCGTGTAATGCTCTACGCATTAGCAATCGCACAGCGTCAGGGGTTGCCGGAAGAAGATAAGGATATATTGGGAGCTGCTGCGGCATTTCATGATTCCAGACGGCTGGATGACTGGCTGGATGTTGGACATGGACAGCGTGCGGCAGATTATTATCGGGAATATTGTGTATCCCATGAACTGGAGTTTAAACAGAAGTGCTATGATATTATTTATTATCATGATCGTGACGACCAGACTGGAATTGATGTCATTTCAGGAAGGAGTCCATTGGAGCAGAATAGAGCGGTGCTTTACAAGATTTTTAAGGATGCAGATGCATTGGACAGATTCCGTCTGTCCGCCAATGGACTGGATATAAAATTTTTAAGGACAGAGGAAGCAAAAGGGATGGTAACTTTTGCAAAGAATTTAATCTGTCAAATGCAGGGGATAAAACCTGTGGAAAGTCCTGACTGCTATCTGATTGTCGTAGATATGCAGAATGATTTCGTATCAGGGGCACTTGGAACAAAAGAAGCGGAATCCATTGTAAATGCTGCTGCAAAAAAAGCCAGAGAATATCCCGGTTATGTGTTTTTTTCAATGGATACCCATACAGAAGATTATCTTTTTACTCAGGAAGGAAAGCTGTTGCCAATAAAGCATTGTGTAGCTGGCACAAAAGGATGGCAGTTAGTACAGGAGCTGGCAAAGGTGCAGGCGGAACGAAACGGAGCAGTATATTATAAGCCAACATTCGCATCGCAGCGACTTGCGGAGGATTTGAGGGAAATCCACAAAGAGCAGTCCATAAAGGAAATTGAACTGATTGGGCTTTGTACGGATGTATGTGTGATTTCCAATGCTCTCTTACTAAAGGCATATATGCCGGAAGTGCCAATCTATGTGGATGCATCCTGCTGTGCGGGAATTACACCGGATAAACACAGGGCGGCATTACAGACGCTGGAGAGCTGCCATATCATGAAAAGATAA